The Schistocerca gregaria isolate iqSchGreg1 chromosome 2, iqSchGreg1.2, whole genome shotgun sequence genome contains the following window.
ACGGGCATCAGTGAGGTCCATCTTCCTACTGGATTACGGCTACTGTGCGACGATGAAGACTCCGGTACGTACTGCGGCAACTGGGTAGGGACGTGAAGTGGTATTCACTGACTGAGTTGTACATTCGTGATTAAAATTTGTTTTCCGAGGAATGTAGGTAAGGCTGTGAAAACTGTTGAAGAAGCTATACTTAAGTAGaagtttttcactgttctgaaGACATTAACTTTTGGCTGTTACTTTTATGCTTGTGGAGTTGATTGACGTACACTGTCGAAATATGTGTGACGGAGATGACATAGAACACCACAAACATTTACGGCCGTATTCACACGAGGGATGGTTCGTGAGAATAATGACGTTAGATTCCTTTCTCAAAAAATTCGGATTGGTCAAATTTTATTCTCTTGATTGTTACCCAGTGTTTGCAATGGTAATCGGTAATATGTTTCCTGAGTCGTACCGGAACTTGGTATCTTCGAGTCTTGCAAAATAAGGCAGTATGTCATTCTTACAAGTTGACCCATCTTGAAAAATAAGGCACTATGTCATTCTTACAAGTTGACACATCAGCGTTTGTAGCGTTCTATGACGCTCTCGTGCTAACcatttacatgacgatcagtttaagTAAATTTCTGATCTTCCCTCTCTCTTCCATTAATACAATTCGGTGAGTTTCACAGGCTCATGGACAATGAGAATAGTTCTTATGAGGGAATTGTAAAGTATATTTCTTGGTGAATTACGCATCGTTAACATGTCTCTGATGTTGTCTGCTAGCGCCGAGATCGATTTTATCATTGAGCCCCACGCACAGTATTCAGCAATAGTTTTTCCTATAAAACACACTTTTGAAATTGGCTGCCCCAGACGAAGATTTATGTGTTGGTTCGAGCTGCATTCGTGTCAAATGTATACGCCTAGATACTCTATAGCTGTCCGTGATTCTACTGGCTCATCGTAGTTCGTCTGGGAAACGTCGTACAAGATATCACTACATTCTCGTACAGCTACGTTCGCTTCAGCCAGATCCCAGTGAGGGCTTCCATGAGAGAATTTTATCTCCTCACATATTTCTTCCTGACAAAGTTGGAAGGGTCGGTTGTTTCAAAATTCGGCTCATTGCAGAGCTCAGATCTTTTCAGGAAAGACACCGCTCTGAGTTGAAAATATTGGAGTCTACCTGTCCAAATACGTAATTAAGAACTAAAAGTTCTTCTGATGGGGCAGCTGCATCTGTACAAGTCCATTTCGTAGCCGATTGTGTACACAGAAAAGACTGTGGATTTAGCAACTGTTCTGCGGTTtcgtcatttttcaaaattaacaaATGTGGATATATCTGGCCAGGACACCAAAATTCGTACATCTTAAAATTTAGGGCTATGTCAACACTGTCCCTACAAATATGTGTAGTTAATCTTAGTGTGTGTGTGAGTAATACATTTCACTCACTGCCTCAGATGGTGGGAAGGACTGTTTGCTATCCGATCCCTTGTTAAATTCTATTTAAAAGAGGATTTGGGAGGAAATTTTAAGTTTCAGCATTTGCCTTAATATTATAGAAGCCTTCCGAAAACTTCTGTCTAACGTAGTGGAAACATTTTTAAACTGAAAATgcttggaagattaaaattgtgtgccggatcaGGCCTCGAATCTAGGAACTTTGCCGTACGCCAGGTCTATTTAGGAATCACATCACAACCCAAGACCTGTCCACACATCTCCTTTCGCTAGTACATACACTTCTACCTTCCAAATATCATAAAGCTATTTCCTTCGTGGACTAGCAGATGTGGAAGAAAGTTGCCGGTTGCTTATGTAACGGCTTCCCAGGGGCAACAAagcttgattttcaatatttcatatttttactgaccgcatttaaaacttaaaaaaatgctGTGAGAAACTACTCATTAAGAAGTACAGTCTTCCGTCGAACTTTTAACACAGTACTGCAAGTATAATAGTTAGAAACTGTGTTCATTAATGGGGCGCAAATAGCCCAACTATATTTATCCAATATCTGATAACGAGAGCAGtttgtgacttccaacaaactttaaacataattttaaaccctggcgaccgctacggtcgcaggttcacatcctgcctccggcatggatgtgtgtgatgtcgttaggttagttaggtgcacgtagttctaatttctagggaactaatgacctcaggagttaagtcccatagagctcagagcttttttttttcttttttgtaaagtcTTCTCTAAATAAACATCGTTCGAATTTCGATGCATCACGTTTTTGTAAAATATTGTTCTTGGCAGTTCTGATTTGTGATTAATTCATGATTACTTGTTTATATCGATGTATCGTATCCGCTAGGCAGAATAATTTCCCCTATAATTTCTTTCCCTATCTTACAGTTCATAAACGTTGTTTTTAGTACATATTGGAACTTCACTGCGTATTTTGAAAGTTTTCCGGTCTTCTCGGCATCGTTTGTCTACAAAAACTTCACATTATTTTTCGCATGGAAGCAGACATCTACCAAGAAACTCTTATAAAAAACCGAAAGAGTTAGGTTGTATGAGATACCAGATGAAACGAGGGACCATTTACAAAGGCTCCTCATAGGTAAAACGACAGCATAATGAATATTAAGGAAGAAACTGAGAATCGGCAGTGAAACGGCCGGTGGTTTATTTACTTGAAATACCGATTCACGCTGTAGATAAATACTGCCGGAGCTTCAGAATACAAAGCGTATTCAACTGAATAGAAGGGCAGCTTCAGTTGCGTTTCTCGTGAGATGCTAAATGCTTTTACTGACTCACATTTATGGCGACAGTGCTTCAAACCATTTTCTGGCTAACTAAATTTATATTTTCCATGGTCTTGCTCGCTCGCTTGAGGCCAAAGACGGGTGGATCTCTTTGTAAAAGAAACGGCGGAATTCCTTCCACAATCCGAGAAAATAGTCTCTACAGCTCTCACCACTGAATACGCAACCCTGGTCTTCCTTCTTTTAATATTACCAGACAATTCACTGGAATTAATTCCGTCTCTGTCCCGTACGGGATCAGAGTCGACAGTGAGAGCTACTTCATCTTTTTCTGTGGCTCGTCTAGTTGCGCGAATGAACCCCTCTATTAGCGAATGATTACTGTCAGTTCTCGCAGTTGATGGTCTCCCGCTGTGccgtttgtttcagtgactgtatgTCTACATCCTTCATTCACCTGAAGACTAGTAGCACTAAGAAACTGTGGTCACAGAACACAGACATTCTATGAAGTGATAGTGGGTGCAGTGGAAGTGTATTTCGCGGAAGCAGTCAATGACATTTCAAAGACAATGACACTTGTTGTCGCTATTAGCCCTACTTATTCTCAGTTGAAGTTACTGTAATGGAGGTATAATCGTTCAAAATACATAGTGTAACGATCAAAAAATGTGACTGATTACAATtgtacgccggccgtggtggccgagcagttctaggcgctcagtccggaaccgagcgactgctacggtggcaggttcgaatcctgcctcgggcatgcatttgtatggcgtccttaggttagttcggtttaagtagttctaggttctaggggagtgatgacctcagatgttaagtcccatagtgctcagagacatttgaaccatttttgaaattgtaCGTTTACTTCAATTCATTTACAGATTTAGTTGCAGTACCAAGTTACTGGGGGAAAGTGGGTAGCCATTCGTGTTTGTTAATGTATCTTTGTAGGCTTGCAAGTCTAGAGTCAACAGGACCCGTGGTCTAGCAGACCAAGAATAAGGTCACTGTAGTCGTTGACGAAACACTGGTTTCATTGATAGTGATTTGCAATATGGTGTGATACCATACCAGATATCTTTCTTGTCAACGTACCGCTTTGTTTGATCGAATTCATGTTGCAAGGAAAATGTTACTGGAATTTAACCTACAGAGGTGATTATATGTTAATACATGTATTCATTTACAGGTGTGTGCTGTACTTCTTTCATTGCTCGTTCTGGTGAAAGGAGAAGACGCAGAATCGAAAACAGAAGGAAGGGACAGCAAGACGCAGAAGCGAGGATTATTAGGCCTAGGTTTGGGGGGATATGATACTGGTTATATTGGACATGGTGGATACTACGGATCAGGCTATGGCGGATATGGCGGCTACGGGGGATACGGCGGGTATGGTGGATACAACGCCTACGGAGGATACACAGGCTTCCCCAGTAGCTACGGCGTGAAGACGGTGACCATCACGAAGCCTGTCCCAGTGCCCTACCCGGTGACCGTCGAGAGGAAGGTCCCCGTGCCTGTCAAGGTTCCCGTCACGGTGCCCGTGGTAAGGCCGTACCCTGTCAAGGTACCCCAGCCATACCCTGTGCCCGTACCCAAGCCGGTACCCTACCCAGTTTCCGTGCCAAAGGCAGTGCCCGTGCCAATCCCGCAGCCCGTAGTGGTCAAGCAGCCAGTCCCGGTTGTCGTCAAGAGCACAGGCTTTGGAGGGCTCTACGGTGGCTTTGGACACTCGGGATATGGCACGAGCTACGGTAGCTATCTAGGACACTCGGGATATGGCAGCCTTGACTACTTTGGTACCAGTGGCTTTGGTCACCACTGAACTACGGGAAAAGGTAGATTCTAAAACACGTTTCTCTAAATGCTCACATATAAGCGTGTGTCACACCAGCTGCAACATCAGCCTATCAACTAATTACTACTCTTGTACTGTCTGCAGCCATGAACTGCATTACTACTAAAACAAGAAAGTCAACTGTCAGTGCACAGATTGTTGTTTGCCGATAATATTAATCCACTGTCAGTGAAACATTTGTATTAAATTTAATGTAATCATATTAATAGAGTAAGGACATGTACTGTAAATTACCAAATAAACTGATAAAATGAATATGCATACGTTTATACTAAAAATGACGTCCTATTTGAATTACAATGCATGCCACTGTTATTCATTCTCCCAATTATATTACAACAATAACTCTTCCTTTCAAGCTTCGGATAAATTATACTTCTTAATTCACTTTTTTGTTGACCCATTATTGTAATAACCATACGGGTTGGCagtacagttctaggcgctacagtctggagccgagccaccgctacggtcgcaggtttgaatcctgcctcgggcatgaatgtgtgatgtccttagtttagttaggttttattagttctaagtcataggcgactgatgacctcagaagttaagtcgcatagtgctcagagccatttgaaccattaatgtaaTACGTCAGTTTTAGCgggaagttaattttttttattgcttgaAAATGTTTCAAAGTTCGGTTCAAACGCATTTCTACTGAAGTGTGGGTTACATCGAGTATAATTCCGAACCTAGTaaatctttttaaaattttcttccaaTGATTACACTTATAATAGTAACGTtctttacaaaatttgtttttaatacaatGAATGAATGCCTGAACTGAAAAATGACTGCATAACTGGAGATTTCGTGTAACGTGTTCTAAGTGCAAGTGGTGTACTTACTCCGTGTTAATATCAGCAAAACGTTATTCGAAATGATTGCGCAATGCAACTCCCAGCAGAAATACAGTCGGTGCAGAATACATTCGGCCCCTAAGGCACTGAATCTCCTGGCCCTGCTAAAAACtggtaactttggtccctgtgcacataccaaataaattaaattgtcttagctCTAAAGCAGCATCGGcgaaacgcgatatattctggtatctcataataaatgtaaatatgctaactacaggctcagcagtgtgcaatactGGAAGCAATACTTTGGGGTTTTCTTTTGATTGATAAATGAAAGGATTTAAGAATAATCCAacttcgttgaaaaacatgtgacctggacagggaggtgaATTACGAACACTGATTTTTACTGGAATTATATGTCAAGTTAAGTCTGGCTTTTCAAAATAcctgacaattgaaattacattactcagaaattacatcacATTTACTAATTGATCCACAAACAATAGGACTTACGCGCAAGCATTATCTAAGCTCACTAAAACGGTATaaatacaaatcatcaaattagATATAGCTGTATTAACAAATCTCAGAAACATTACAAAATGGAAATACCTAACtagcatttacatgaaattagttTATGTACATTATGGGGTTACTGAACAATTGACAGTTATCAGCCAACTCATATATACTAACGCGCTGGAAAAACTAAAGTCATAGTTATTTAACTTCTTTACCTTGCTTGCGTGAAGACTTTTGCTTCGAAGCTTCTATTTCCAATAATACATGTACTCATATTTCCTTCACAGAGCACACCATAAAAACTTTCTACTCCACACACTATCGCTCGCAGACAGCTACCTGATGTGCACCAAGGGCGCTCTGACTTCGACACTACCGTCTCAGACTAGCAGCAATATCTTTGGCTCTGTGGTCGttcacagtcagcgatccgcttcATAAGGCCTCTCAGAGACATACACCGTTTAtaatataacaatttaattttagtttacattaggatagaaatgtaaggactatggtaagaagattagcatctccaaaacgaaagtaatgtcagtgggaaagaaatataaacggattgagtgccaaataggaagaacatagttagaataggtggacgatttcaagtacttaggatgcatattctcacaggatggcaatatagtgaaagaactgcaagcgaggtgtagcaaagctaatgcagtgagcgctcagctatgatgtactctgttctgcaagaaggaagtcaggaagtcagtaccaagactaagttgtctgtgcaccgttcaatctgtcgaccaactttgttgcatgggagcgaaagctgggtggattcaggttaccttatcaacaagattgaggttgcggatatgaaagtagctaggatgattgcaggtactagcagatgggaacaatggcaggaggctgtccacaatggggaaatcaaagaaaaactgggaatgagctctatagatgtagcagtcaggatgaacaggcttagatggtggggtcatgttacacgcatgggagaagcaaggttacccaagagactcatgggttcagcagtagagggtaggaggagtcggggcagaccaaggagaaggtacctggattcggctaagaaagattttgaagtaataggtttaacatcagaagtgggaccaatgttagcactgaataggggatcatggaggaattttataagggggctatgctccagactgaacgctgaaaggcataatcagtcttaaatgatggtgatgatgattagCATCATTATCATATCTGGATCCAACATACAGCTGTGCCCCAGTAGACccctttcttttttcctttgaGAAACAACAGAGGAAAATCAAGTTTCTCCACAAAAAACCAGCGTATTTCCTGTGTGAAGCGCTCTACATGTTGCCATCGAGAATAGTAAATCGCTTACTGATAAGTTTCTCAAGCAGTGGATCTGTTTTCAGAAGAaagaattctttacaaacaaactGACTGTAGCTCGCAGCCAGGATAAGCATCCAACAATTCAAGTATGGAGTCTCGGCAAAGGAAacgaccctgacagcaacgcagtATTCATCATTAGTCTTTGCAGGTGGTAATAATGAAGACGTTTAATAGCAGAGATGGTTTCTTTTACTAGAATTTTCTGTTTAGATTTACAGGCGGCAGCGACGAAGCCatcagaaataattaaaatttaaagcTCCAGAAACTTTTCCATGAAAAAGCACATGGATATATTTGTTGAGGGTGAGTATTCTTCGTCATTCGCCGCGACACTCGTAATTTGTTTCTCTAACACGGCGCTTTGGACGCCAGCTTCCCTTTCGCCGATCACTGCCATATAAACAGGATTGACGCAGAAACTGTAGAAAAAACGTCACCTGTACAATATTGGTGAACATAAAGCTTACATAGCACCTTTCACTAACAAAGAAATGGATGACTACCACAGACGTTAGTTTCGGACAGAAATGTTTATTTAGCCATAACAAGCTTCTGGCTTATGCTAGACTTCAAACGACAGCATCAGTTTAATTTGCGTTGTTCATGTTACGATTAACGTGCTGCTCACTGAAAATATCGTGATCCAGAGAGAATTCTAGCGCTCTAATAATACCAATGATATGAGCCGTCGCAAacatctgcacacagttttaaaaaaatgttgaacagTAACAGATACCATTTACTTCCTAAGTGTCTATTGCCCTAAGTTCAGTATTTTCATATATAATCGTCACTGCGTATACTCTGCATTGACAGTTACAGCAACATAGCTGGTTACTCCAGCCTATTTGAGCTGCTTAGTGTAGTTGTGTAGCGCTGTAATCCTCACTTCACAGAACACACTAGCTTAAGAACAATTGTCATCATCACCATTAGCCATTCAACATGCACTGTTGCACAGTTTAACAATACGTGCCTCCTTTAAGTAGTACTTGTCTCTTCtaatccatctaaaaagttaacCATTACTTCATTTTCATTCAGTCATATTAGTTTCTTCCACTGGTTTTGTTGCCTGATGCATTTTTTTTCTGTCCCTCGCATCATTTCCAACAAATATTGTTCCCTTGATCACTGAGTAACCTAAGGTTCGTTATTGGTTTTCGCATTAAAAAACTATGCCTCATGGTCTTAGCAATATTGCgcactgatattaaacttcatTTTCTAAACACACAGAAGTCTGAAAATCGTTCCTTCGCTTAGCAACAGCACACTAGGGTATTTTTACTCTTTCGTTAATTTCTTTTGCTAAATATAAAAACTCTGAAACGGCTTCTGTGACTTCGTTGTCAAGTTGGGTGATTAAAAGTTTTTGATTacgtgtttttaatttatttatcttttaGACCAACTTCGTAAATTCCTTTCTTATaatcttactagctgttaccccCTGCTTCGCTCGCATATCGGTAGTTTTGTTaggatgagtgatggtgagtagcTACGTTAGTAATTTTAGGATATGTGTGTGTAGATAGTGTACAGACATACGTATAAAATATGTATGTAGTGCCGGTGTGTAGGAACATAATGATATGTTTTTGTTATTTAGCTGTACGTCGAATTTGAATGCATGCATGCCTTGAGTGCAAAAGAAGAATTTTTAGTGGTTTCTCTGGCTCATGTAGTACTGGATGTGAGATTCTGCCACCAGATTAACACTTACCAACCGTTTCTCCCTTCAATTTTAATGCATTATGATGCCTACATTTGTGATCCATCCTCATATGTCgactaatttatgattaacataGACAGATAGTAGAATAAAAACAAATGCAGCCTCACCAATTGCCTCCCACGTTCCGCATGTAAAAGCACGACTCTCTGTTTGTCGTACAGCCTTTAAATGAAACCGTTGATGCAAGTCTTCAATTGTCTTGGAAGCCGTAAGAGATTAGCGACGACCAGGGTCTAAAATGCGACGGTCTTGTGACTGTTCTATTGTCTCTGTTGCTCTTCAGGCTACCTGATTATCTGTAAACAAGTTCCGGCGGACATGAGATTGCTCTGAGGCTTGTTGAATTCGTGTAACTTTCGCAGCATAAGCTTTCTTAGAACTTTGCGCTAAATCACGCTTACGTTTGCGAAAGTTATTGTAACAGTTTTAAATATGGCTTACGGGCTTACCGTCCGATTTTATTTTTGCATCTCCAACAAAACTGTACAACTATTTCACGTGATGTAGGACCTCAACATTCAAAACCATACACACACTGTAACATTCGATTCGTTCTACGACGGAATAATCTGTGGGCCCTAAGAGTTGCCTATTATCGCGCCAGCGTGGCATTGACGCATACCATATTTAAAATGTTGTTCAGGAACACTGTTGTGGTAATTTGGTACCAGCAACGCGCGGTTTCATACCTCTCAGGCGTATATCTTAATACCTGTGTTACTTTGAAAATATCAACATATCACAAATGTCGATGGTGCGAGCTGCCTGTCTTATTTAGAAAGAAACTTGGTGAACTATCGGTACTTTTCTTGGCTGTATTAATGCCCATTTACCTCCTCTATCTTTTATTCCGTATATTGCTCGGTCCTGTCTCGTTAATTTCTTTTCAGCTGTGTTAGTTCTATGTTAACTTTGATACAAACATGTAGGGGTAGGTTTATTGATGAAAAgttagctgaagttttaaattccgcgtttaagaaatcattaaCGCAGGAGGCTCGTACAAACGTGTAGTTTGACTGtcgcacagagtcccgtatggaGGACTTAGAAATAAGCATTCCTGGAGTAGAGAAGCAGATGAAAGAGAGGACAGCTAATAAGTCCCCCAGTCCAAATGGAATTACAATTCGACTTTACTCTGGGGCATTGCTCCCTTACGTAACTTGCATTTATGGAAAATTTCTCCCCAGGGAAAAGACCCATGcgactggaaaagagcgcaggtaatcCTCTATAGAAAAACGTTAAATGAACGGACTCGCTAAACTACAGaataatatccttaacatcggcttTCTGTGGAATTTTTGAACACGTTCTGTACGGATATAGAAAGCGTAACTACTGCGAAACTCGTCTTGCCTTTTTCTCGCATGATATCCTATAAACCATTGACGgaaggcaacagacagattcctagatttccaaaaagcgtttgacacgTTTCCCCAGATCAGAAAGTTGACGAAGGGTTGAACATACGGCGGAGGTTctcagatatgcgagtggctcgaagatctTTTACGTATATcaaagacaagagtatcgtcaggagttcccATGAAAGTCTGACACCGCCGCTCTGattatctgtatacataaatgatgctGCGGGCAGGGTGAGCAGCGGTTTTCGGCTGTTTGATGCTGACTCTGTGGAGTTGTTTCTGAGTGAGTATAGTGGGATACAAGTTGAGTTAGACAGAATATCTGGTTAGTGTGGTGATTGGAAACTTGCTGTTGATGTAGAATAATGGAAGTTCAGGAAGATTATCAGAAAAACCAATCCCGTAgcctttgaatacagcattagtaatctGATGCTTGACTCTCTCGCATCGATTAAgtatctaggcat
Protein-coding sequences here:
- the LOC126336455 gene encoding cuticle protein 64-like, translated to MKTPVCAVLLSLLVLVKGEDAESKTEGRDSKTQKRGLLGLGLGGYDTGYIGHGGYYGSGYGGYGGYGGYGGYGGYNAYGGYTGFPSSYGVKTVTITKPVPVPYPVTVERKVPVPVKVPVTVPVVRPYPVKVPQPYPVPVPKPVPYPVSVPKAVPVPIPQPVVVKQPVPVVVKSTGFGGLYGGFGHSGYGTSYGSYLGHSGYGSLDYFGTSGFGHH